The genome window GCCTCGTCGAGTCGGGGTTCGGTCGTGGTGGTCGCGGTCAACGTGGCCTCCTCGGCGGCAGCGACGGCACCGATGATGGGCGTCCGGCCGCCCGCTCCGCTGATCGGATCGTTCGGCGGCTGTGGACGACCGGGTCCGTTCGGCGGTCGCGAACCGCGGCCGGTCGACGCAGCCTCGAGGTCGACCTCACGCCAGGAGTCCGGTAATGCCCGTGAACGACGAGAGCGACCTGCCCGGAACGCTGCAGCGGTCACCGAAGAAGGCGCAACGCACGTATACGAAGACGCTGAACTCGGCGCTCGAGACCTACGACGGCATCGAGGAACGTGCCGAACGCACCGCCTACGCGGCCGTGAAGCACAGCTTCGAGAAGGTCGGCGACCACTGGGAGCCGAAGAAGGAGAAGGGACCGTCCGACGAGCGCGCCAAGCGGGGCGGCCCGGGCAAACAGGGGCGCACCGCGGGAGGCGTGGACGTGGAGGGGCACACCAGGCAGGAGCTTTACGAGCGTGCGAAGAAGCTGGGTGTGAAGGGCCGGTCGAAGATGACCAAGCAGGAGCTCGGCGAGGCCATCGCCCGCAAACAGGACTGAACGCGCTCAGGTCGCCGGCCTCGGCACGGGCCGCTCCGCCGTCTCGAGCTTTCCGCAGAAGGTGGTTCGAGGCGCTACGCGTCGGTGAGACGGGCGGTGCGGGGACGCCCGGGACGGCGCTCGATCGCGCCGCGGCGTTCGAGGACACGCACGTGGCTGAGGATGGTGCTGGGGGAGGAGACGCCCACCTCGTCGGCGAGTTCGCGCAGCGTCGGGGCGTAGCCGTGTCGCTCGTACAGGCGTCGGAGCGCGGCCAGGACCTGACGCTGGCGGTGGGTCAGGTCCGCGGGACGATCATGCGCTGCGTCGGTGCGGTGGCCGGGGCCGGCGGGCGGAACGGACATCGATTGCCTCCGGATCGGTGGGTCCGCAAGCGTCGCGCCGAGGTGGACAGCCGGCCGGATGGGTCGGCTCCGGCCTGTGGAGGACCGTCGTCGGAGCCGGAAACCCTACCCGTGAACGTGCCGCCGAAGTTCTCCACGAAAGACCGGCGAGGCGGTTCTGGCTTGCCCGGACCGCCCCCGGTGCGCGAGGCTGCCACAGATGACGGTCCTGTTCCGTGTGGCGCGCAATCCCGACCCGGGTTCTCGACTCGCCTACCTGCTGTGGGTGCCCGTGCCCGACGGTCCGCTGCTGCTCAAGGCACGTGAGCGCTGGCCCCGTACCGCGAAGGTCTACTGCCACCGGGCCGACGCCTGGCCCGACGTCGACGGGCTCGAGCTCGTCGAGGAAGTGGCGGTCCGGACCTGTGCCTGGCGTGGTCGCTCGGTGGACCTGGTGCTCGACCGCCACCGCGAGAACCGGTCGCAGTTCGTCTTCACGCGGCTGAAGAGCGGCCGTGAAGGCATCTTCTGGCAGACCCCGAAGACCGTGGGCGGTGTCCGCCCCGGTCTACGAGTCCCGACGCGGCGTGCCTCGGGCGCCGAGGTGCTCACCGTGCTCAGGGACACCCGCGAGCGCTACGGCTACCGCTTCGCGAACCAGCAGGCGGTCGTGGATGCGCAGCCGTTGCCCTGCGGCGACTACGGCATCGCCATCGACGGCCGGATCGTCGCTGCGGTCGAGCGCAAGTCCCTCGACGACTTCTCGACGAGCGCCGTCGATGCGTCGCTGT of Egicoccus sp. AB-alg6-2 contains these proteins:
- a CDS encoding ChaB family protein; the protein is MPVNDESDLPGTLQRSPKKAQRTYTKTLNSALETYDGIEERAERTAYAAVKHSFEKVGDHWEPKKEKGPSDERAKRGGPGKQGRTAGGVDVEGHTRQELYERAKKLGVKGRSKMTKQELGEAIARKQD
- a CDS encoding ERCC4 domain-containing protein, whose product is MTVLFRVARNPDPGSRLAYLLWVPVPDGPLLLKARERWPRTAKVYCHRADAWPDVDGLELVEEVAVRTCAWRGRSVDLVLDRHRENRSQFVFTRLKSGREGIFWQTPKTVGGVRPGLRVPTRRASGAEVLTVLRDTRERYGYRFANQQAVVDAQPLPCGDYGIAIDGRIVAAVERKSLDDFSTSAVDASLSFAMAELAALERAAVVVEGRYGDLFTREHVQPGFLADLVAQLQVRYPTVPNVFCGSRKLAEEWTFRFLGAARAELS